In a single window of the Streptococcus ilei genome:
- a CDS encoding acyl carrier protein — MAVFEKVQEIIVEELGKEPSEVTLESTFEDLEADSLDLFQVISEIEDAFDIQIETEEGLSTVGDLVAYVEEKTK, encoded by the coding sequence ATGGCAGTATTTGAAAAAGTACAAGAAATTATCGTTGAAGAACTTGGTAAAGAACCATCAGAAGTAACACTTGAGTCTACTTTTGAAGATCTTGAAGCTGATTCATTGGATTTGTTCCAAGTGATTTCAGAAATTGAAGATGCATTCGACATTCAAATTGAAACTGAAGAAGGATTGTCTACTGTAGGTGACCTTGTTGCTTACGTAGAAGAAAAAACTAAATAA
- the fabK gene encoding enoyl-[acyl-carrier-protein] reductase FabK has protein sequence MQTRITELLNIKYPIFQGGMAWVADGDLAGAVSNAGGLGIIGGGNAPKEVVKANIDRVKSITDKPFGVNIMLLSPFADDIVDLVIEEGVKVVTTGAGNPGKYMDRFHEAGITVIPVVPSVALAKRMEKLGADAVIAEGMEAGGHIGKLTTMTLVRQVVEAVSIPVIGAGGVADGAGAAAVFMLGAAAVQVGTRFVVAKESNAHQNFKNKILKAKDIDTVVSASVVGHPVRAIKNKLASAYNQAEKDFLAGKKTQEEIEELGAGALRNAVVDGDVDNGSVMAGQIAGLVGKEETCAEILEDIYFGAAKVIQKEAARWADVKF, from the coding sequence ATGCAAACACGAATTACAGAATTATTAAACATTAAATATCCAATTTTCCAAGGTGGTATGGCTTGGGTAGCAGATGGAGATCTTGCTGGAGCTGTATCCAATGCAGGTGGTCTTGGGATCATCGGTGGAGGAAATGCACCTAAAGAAGTTGTCAAAGCGAATATTGATCGTGTCAAATCCATTACTGACAAACCTTTTGGAGTGAATATCATGCTCCTCTCTCCTTTTGCAGATGACATTGTTGACTTGGTTATCGAAGAAGGGGTTAAAGTTGTTACCACTGGTGCAGGGAATCCTGGGAAATATATGGATCGTTTCCACGAAGCTGGCATTACCGTTATTCCAGTTGTACCTTCAGTAGCTTTAGCAAAACGGATGGAAAAACTAGGTGCGGATGCTGTGATTGCTGAAGGAATGGAAGCAGGTGGGCATATTGGTAAATTGACTACCATGACCCTGGTTCGTCAAGTGGTCGAAGCTGTTTCTATTCCCGTTATTGGTGCTGGTGGTGTGGCTGATGGTGCTGGAGCAGCTGCAGTCTTCATGCTTGGAGCAGCTGCTGTTCAAGTGGGAACACGATTTGTCGTAGCTAAAGAATCAAATGCTCACCAAAACTTTAAGAATAAAATCTTGAAAGCTAAAGACATTGATACAGTAGTGTCTGCGTCAGTTGTTGGCCATCCAGTTCGTGCGATTAAGAATAAATTGGCTTCTGCCTATAACCAAGCGGAAAAAGATTTCTTGGCAGGTAAGAAGACTCAAGAAGAAATTGAAGAATTAGGAGCAGGTGCTCTTCGCAATGCTGTTGTGGACGGAGACGTTGATAACGGATCTGTGATGGCAGGACAAATTGCAGGTCTCGTAGGTAAAGAAGAAACCTGTGCTGAAATCTTGGAAGATATCTATTTTGGAGCTGCTAAAGTCATTCAGAAAGAAGCAGCTCGCTGGGCAGATGTCAAATTCTAA
- the fabD gene encoding ACP S-malonyltransferase: MTKRAFLFAGQGAQKLGMASDLYATYPIVKETFDTASQILGYDLRELIDSDEDKLNQTRFTQPAILTTSVAIYRLLAEKGMTPDIVAGLSLGEYSALVAAGALSFEEAVALVAKRGEFMETAAPAGSGKMVAVMNTDPALIEEICQQASEKGVVTPANYNTPAQIVIGGEVEAVDYAVELLQEAGAKRLIPLNVSGPFHTALLASASEKLATELEKVTFKDFSLPLVGNTEAKIMKSDEIKALLARQVMEPVRFYDSIATIQEFGVDEVIEIGPGKVLTGFLKKIDKTLPTKNVEDQASLDALLNE, from the coding sequence GTGACAAAACGTGCTTTCTTATTTGCTGGTCAAGGTGCCCAAAAATTGGGGATGGCTAGTGACTTGTATGCAACTTATCCGATTGTTAAGGAGACATTTGATACTGCAAGTCAGATTTTGGGCTATGATTTACGAGAATTGATTGATTCTGATGAAGACAAGCTCAATCAAACACGCTTTACCCAACCGGCTATTTTGACAACTTCAGTAGCTATTTATCGTCTATTAGCAGAAAAGGGCATGACACCGGATATTGTTGCCGGTCTTTCTCTAGGAGAATATTCTGCTTTGGTTGCTGCAGGTGCTCTTTCTTTTGAAGAAGCAGTCGCTTTGGTAGCCAAGCGGGGTGAATTTATGGAAACAGCTGCGCCTGCTGGAAGCGGGAAGATGGTAGCTGTCATGAATACTGATCCTGCCTTGATTGAAGAAATCTGTCAACAGGCTTCTGAAAAGGGAGTTGTAACACCAGCTAACTACAATACTCCTGCCCAAATTGTGATTGGTGGAGAGGTTGAAGCTGTGGATTATGCAGTTGAACTCTTACAAGAAGCAGGGGCAAAACGGTTGATTCCTCTAAATGTCTCTGGTCCTTTCCATACGGCCTTACTTGCTTCTGCTAGTGAAAAACTAGCGACTGAACTTGAAAAAGTTACTTTTAAGGACTTTAGCTTGCCTTTGGTTGGGAATACAGAAGCAAAGATCATGAAATCAGACGAAATCAAAGCTTTATTAGCTCGCCAGGTGATGGAGCCTGTTCGTTTCTATGATTCGATTGCAACGATTCAAGAGTTTGGAGTAGATGAAGTGATTGAAATTGGTCCAGGTAAGGTCTTGACTGGTTTCTTGAAAAAAATTGATAAAACTCTTCCAACGAAAAATGTTGAGGATCAAGCAAGCCTTGATGCCTTACTGAACGAATAA
- the fabG gene encoding 3-oxoacyl-[acyl-carrier-protein] reductase gives MELKNKNVFVTGSSRGIGLAIAHKFASKGANIVLNSRGELPAGLVDEFASYGVKVVGVTGDVSQATEAKRMVAEAIEALGSVDILVNNAGITNDKLMLKLTEEDFEQVLKVNLTGAFNMTQSVLKPMTKAREGAIINMSSVVGLTGNVGQANYAASKAGLIGFSKSVAREVAGRNVRVNVIAPGFIESDMTEGLPEKIKEMSLAQIPMKRFGNTEEVADVAVFLATQEYLTGQVIAIDGGLTMQ, from the coding sequence ATGGAACTGAAGAATAAAAATGTATTTGTTACTGGCTCAAGTCGAGGCATTGGATTGGCTATTGCACATAAATTTGCGTCAAAAGGTGCCAACATTGTCTTAAATAGTCGTGGAGAGCTCCCTGCAGGTCTAGTGGATGAATTTGCCTCATACGGTGTGAAGGTAGTTGGCGTTACTGGGGATGTATCCCAAGCTACGGAAGCGAAACGAATGGTCGCGGAAGCGATTGAAGCACTTGGCTCAGTAGACATCCTTGTTAACAATGCTGGGATTACCAATGATAAGCTCATGTTAAAATTGACGGAAGAAGATTTTGAGCAAGTCTTGAAGGTGAATTTGACTGGTGCTTTTAATATGACACAATCAGTCTTAAAGCCGATGACCAAGGCGCGTGAAGGTGCTATCATTAACATGTCGAGTGTTGTCGGTCTGACAGGAAATGTTGGACAAGCTAACTATGCTGCCTCGAAAGCTGGTTTGATTGGTTTTTCTAAATCGGTAGCGCGTGAAGTAGCTGGTAGAAATGTCCGAGTCAATGTCATTGCGCCGGGCTTCATTGAGTCTGATATGACAGAAGGACTTCCGGAAAAAATTAAAGAAATGTCTCTCGCTCAAATTCCAATGAAACGATTTGGAAATACAGAAGAAGTAGCAGATGTTGCAGTCTTTCTTGCGACTCAAGAATATCTAACAGGGCAAGTCATCGCAATTGATGGTGGCTTAACCATGCAATAA
- the fabF gene encoding beta-ketoacyl-ACP synthase II, translating to MKLNRVVVTGYGLTSPIGNTPEEFWNSLKEGKIGIGPITKFDHSDFAVHNAAEIQDFPFDKYFIKKDTNRFDNYSLYALYAAQEAVNHAGLDVEAIDKDRFGVIVASGIGGIKEIEDQVIRLHEKGPKRVKPMTLPKALPNMASGNVAMRFGANGICKSINTACASSNDAIGDAFRAIKFGFQDLMLVGGSEASITPFAIAGFQALTALSTTEDPTRASIPFDKDRNGFVMGEGSGMLVLESLEHAEKRGATILAEVVGYGNTCDAYHMTSPHPEGQGAIKAMKLALDEAEIEPAQVDYVNAHGTSTPANEKGESGAIVSVFGTEVPVSSTKSFTGHLLGAAGAVEAIATIEAIRHQYVPKTAGTQELSDYIEANVIFGEGQERPISYAISNTFGFGGHNAVLAFKRWEG from the coding sequence ATGAAATTAAATCGTGTTGTTGTAACAGGCTATGGCTTGACATCTCCAATCGGAAACACTCCAGAAGAATTTTGGAATAGCTTAAAAGAAGGAAAAATTGGAATTGGTCCGATTACAAAATTTGACCACAGTGACTTTGCTGTTCATAATGCAGCTGAAATCCAAGATTTCCCATTTGATAAATACTTTATCAAAAAAGATACAAACCGCTTTGACAACTACTCATTATATGCTTTGTATGCCGCTCAAGAAGCTGTGAATCATGCAGGTTTAGATGTAGAAGCTATTGATAAAGATCGTTTTGGTGTCATTGTTGCTTCTGGTATCGGTGGTATCAAAGAAATCGAAGATCAAGTGATTCGCTTGCATGAAAAAGGGCCAAAACGTGTCAAACCAATGACCCTTCCAAAAGCTCTGCCAAATATGGCATCTGGTAATGTTGCTATGCGTTTTGGAGCTAATGGAATTTGTAAATCGATCAATACTGCTTGTGCCTCTTCCAATGATGCGATTGGGGATGCTTTCCGTGCCATTAAATTTGGTTTCCAAGATTTGATGTTGGTAGGTGGTTCAGAAGCTTCTATTACGCCATTTGCAATTGCCGGTTTCCAAGCCCTAACAGCTCTTTCAACAACAGAAGATCCAACTCGTGCTTCTATTCCATTTGATAAAGATCGGAATGGATTTGTAATGGGTGAAGGATCAGGTATGTTGGTACTTGAAAGTTTGGAACACGCTGAAAAACGTGGTGCAACCATTCTTGCTGAAGTGGTGGGCTACGGTAATACCTGTGATGCTTACCATATGACTTCTCCACATCCAGAAGGTCAAGGTGCTATCAAGGCAATGAAGTTGGCTTTGGATGAGGCAGAAATTGAACCAGCTCAAGTTGATTATGTCAACGCCCATGGAACCTCTACTCCAGCAAATGAAAAAGGAGAAAGTGGTGCAATCGTTTCTGTATTTGGTACAGAAGTTCCAGTATCTTCTACAAAATCATTTACAGGTCACCTCTTGGGAGCAGCAGGGGCAGTTGAAGCTATTGCGACAATTGAAGCAATTCGCCATCAATATGTTCCAAAAACTGCTGGAACACAAGAGTTATCAGATTATATTGAAGCCAATGTCATCTTTGGTGAAGGGCAAGAACGTCCGATTTCCTATGCTATTTCCAATACATTTGGATTTGGAGGACACAATGCTGTCTTAGCCTTTAAACGTTGGGAGGGATAA
- the accB gene encoding acetyl-CoA carboxylase biotin carboxyl carrier protein translates to MNIQEIKDLMSQFDQSSLREFSYQNATDVLSFSKNTGSVASSQPATPAPVVQEVAPAVESPVVLAEEPAAPSAPEVAPTVAAEGEVVESPLVGVAYLASGPDKPAFVQVGDSVSKGQTLLIIEAMKVMNEVPAPRDGIVTEILVSNEEMVEFGKGLVRIK, encoded by the coding sequence GTGAATATTCAAGAAATTAAAGACCTAATGAGTCAATTTGACCAATCCAGTCTTCGTGAATTTAGCTATCAAAATGCAACGGATGTGCTATCATTTAGTAAAAATACTGGCAGTGTAGCTAGCTCGCAACCTGCTACGCCAGCTCCTGTAGTTCAGGAAGTGGCGCCCGCTGTTGAAAGCCCTGTTGTTCTCGCAGAAGAACCAGCTGCTCCGTCAGCTCCAGAAGTTGCTCCAACAGTAGCAGCAGAAGGGGAAGTAGTTGAAAGTCCTCTTGTCGGTGTAGCTTATTTAGCTTCAGGTCCAGATAAACCAGCTTTTGTTCAGGTTGGAGATAGCGTTTCAAAAGGCCAAACTTTATTGATTATTGAAGCAATGAAAGTCATGAATGAAGTTCCTGCGCCAAGAGATGGAATCGTCACTGAAATCCTTGTTTCAAATGAAGAAATGGTCGAGTTTGGGAAAGGATTGGTACGGATTAAATGA
- the fabZ gene encoding 3-hydroxyacyl-ACP dehydratase FabZ has translation MIDIQAIKEALPHRYPMLLVDRVLETSEDTIVAIKNVTINEPFFNGHFPSYPVMPGVLIMEALAQTAGVLELSKPENKGKLVFYAGMDKVKFKKQVVPGDQLVMTATFVKRRGSIAVVEAKAEVDGKLAASGTLTFAIGN, from the coding sequence ATGATCGATATTCAAGCTATTAAAGAGGCTCTTCCGCATCGCTATCCGATGTTGTTGGTGGATCGCGTCCTTGAAACAAGTGAGGATACGATTGTAGCCATTAAGAATGTGACGATCAATGAGCCCTTCTTTAATGGGCACTTTCCAAGCTACCCAGTAATGCCAGGTGTCCTCATTATGGAAGCCTTGGCACAAACTGCCGGTGTCTTAGAATTATCCAAACCAGAAAATAAAGGGAAATTAGTCTTTTACGCTGGAATGGATAAGGTTAAATTTAAAAAACAAGTCGTTCCGGGAGATCAGCTCGTGATGACGGCTACCTTTGTCAAGCGTCGTGGTTCGATTGCGGTCGTGGAAGCAAAAGCGGAAGTCGATGGGAAATTAGCTGCTAGCGGGACCCTAACATTTGCAATTGGTAACTAG
- a CDS encoding acetyl-CoA carboxylase biotin carboxylase subunit produces MFRKILIANRGEIAVRIIRAARELGIETVAVYSTADKEALHTLLADEAVCIGPAKSTESYLNMNAVLSAAVLTGSEAIHPGFGFLSENSKFATMCEEVGIKFIGPSGSVMDMMGDKINARAQMIKAGVPVIPGSDGEVHTAEEALEVADRIGYPVMLKASAGGGGKGIRKVERAEDLVPAFESASTEAKAAFGNGAMYLERVIYPARHIEVQILADQFGHVVHLGERDCSLQRNNQKVLEESPSVAIGKTIRDQIGSAAVRAAESVGYENAGTIEFLYDEGKGEFYFMEMNTRVQVEHPVTEFVTGIDIVKEQIKIAEGQELSVRQEDIQISGHAIECRINAENPAFNFAPSPGKITNLYLPSGGVGLRVDSAVYPGYTIPPYYDSMIAKIIVHGENRFDALMKMQRALYELEIDGVMTNSDFQLDLISDSNVIAGDYDTAFLMEKFLPNYQKNQ; encoded by the coding sequence ATGTTCCGAAAAATTTTAATCGCGAATCGTGGTGAAATTGCGGTCCGGATTATTCGAGCTGCTCGTGAATTAGGAATTGAAACAGTCGCTGTCTATTCAACGGCTGATAAAGAAGCCTTGCATACCTTACTAGCGGATGAAGCAGTTTGTATTGGGCCTGCCAAGTCAACCGAGTCTTATTTGAACATGAATGCTGTTTTATCTGCAGCAGTTTTGACTGGATCAGAAGCGATTCACCCAGGATTTGGATTTTTGAGTGAAAATTCGAAGTTTGCCACCATGTGTGAAGAAGTAGGGATTAAGTTTATTGGACCATCAGGATCTGTTATGGATATGATGGGTGATAAAATTAATGCCCGAGCACAAATGATCAAAGCAGGCGTACCTGTGATTCCAGGATCAGATGGTGAAGTTCATACAGCTGAAGAAGCCTTGGAAGTTGCTGATCGGATTGGCTATCCTGTTATGCTGAAGGCGTCAGCTGGAGGTGGCGGTAAAGGTATCCGTAAAGTAGAACGGGCAGAGGACCTAGTTCCAGCTTTTGAATCTGCTTCGACAGAAGCTAAGGCGGCCTTTGGCAATGGAGCTATGTATCTTGAACGCGTCATCTACCCAGCTCGTCATATTGAGGTTCAAATTTTGGCTGACCAATTTGGACATGTGGTTCATTTGGGTGAACGGGATTGTTCCCTTCAAAGAAACAACCAAAAAGTCCTCGAAGAATCTCCATCCGTAGCAATCGGTAAGACAATTCGAGACCAAATCGGATCTGCAGCTGTCCGCGCGGCAGAATCTGTTGGCTATGAAAATGCTGGGACAATCGAGTTTCTTTACGATGAAGGTAAAGGCGAATTTTACTTCATGGAGATGAATACTCGGGTTCAAGTTGAGCATCCCGTGACAGAATTTGTCACTGGAATTGATATCGTGAAAGAGCAAATTAAGATTGCTGAAGGCCAAGAATTGTCTGTGCGTCAAGAAGATATCCAAATTTCCGGTCATGCCATTGAATGCCGGATCAATGCGGAAAATCCTGCCTTTAACTTTGCACCAAGTCCAGGAAAGATCACCAATCTCTACCTTCCAAGTGGAGGGGTTGGCTTGCGCGTGGATTCTGCAGTCTATCCTGGCTATACGATTCCACCTTACTACGATAGTATGATTGCCAAAATCATTGTCCATGGAGAGAATCGTTTCGATGCCTTGATGAAGATGCAACGCGCCCTCTATGAGTTGGAAATTGACGGTGTAATGACCAACAGTGATTTCCAATTGGATTTGATTTCAGATTCGAATGTGATTGCTGGTGATTACGATACCGCCTTTCTGATGGAAAAATTTTTACCAAATTATCAGAAAAATCAATAA
- the accD gene encoding acetyl-CoA carboxylase, carboxyltransferase subunit beta, translated as MALFSKKDKYIRINPNRSAIEAPQPKPEVPDELFSQCPGCKHTIYQKDLGSERLCPKCGYTFRISAVERLQLTIDPGSFIELFTGIETKDPLKFPNYKKKLATVRELTGLDEAVLTGTAKIGGHKVALGIMDSNFIMASMGSVVGEKITRLFELATEEKLPVVLFTASGGARMQEGIVSLMQMAKISAAVQRHSKAGLFYLTVLTDPTTGGVTASFAMEGDIIIAESQALVGFAGRRVIESTVREQLPDNFQKAEFLQEHGFVDVIVQRSDMRSTIADLLAFHGGK; from the coding sequence ATGGCTTTATTTTCTAAAAAAGATAAGTACATTCGAATTAATCCCAATCGGTCGGCCATTGAAGCACCTCAGCCGAAACCAGAGGTTCCAGATGAGTTGTTTTCTCAGTGTCCGGGCTGTAAACATACCATTTACCAAAAGGATCTAGGAAGTGAACGTCTGTGTCCTAAGTGTGGCTATACCTTCCGTATTTCTGCTGTAGAACGGCTTCAATTGACGATTGATCCAGGAAGCTTTATTGAACTGTTTACGGGTATTGAGACCAAGGACCCGCTTAAGTTTCCAAACTACAAGAAGAAATTGGCGACTGTTCGTGAATTAACAGGGCTTGATGAGGCTGTGTTAACAGGAACTGCAAAAATCGGGGGCCATAAAGTCGCTCTTGGTATTATGGATTCCAATTTTATCATGGCTTCTATGGGCTCTGTGGTCGGTGAAAAGATTACCCGCCTATTTGAATTGGCGACAGAAGAAAAGCTCCCAGTCGTGCTCTTTACAGCTTCTGGTGGTGCTCGGATGCAAGAAGGAATCGTCAGTTTGATGCAGATGGCTAAAATCTCTGCAGCTGTTCAAAGACACTCAAAAGCAGGCTTGTTTTATCTTACCGTTCTAACAGACCCAACAACAGGAGGGGTAACGGCGTCATTTGCAATGGAAGGGGATATCATCATTGCAGAGAGTCAAGCCCTTGTGGGATTTGCAGGTCGTCGAGTGATCGAGTCAACCGTGCGGGAACAGTTGCCGGATAATTTCCAAAAGGCTGAATTTTTACAAGAGCATGGCTTTGTGGATGTGATTGTCCAGCGTAGTGATATGCGTTCAACAATCGCAGACTTGTTAGCCTTTCATGGAGGGAAGTAA
- a CDS encoding acetyl-CoA carboxylase carboxyl transferase subunit alpha, producing the protein MTRITQIIKEARDQGRLTALDYAHGIFENFIELHGDRNFRDDGAVIGGIGWLGDQAVTVVGIQKGKNLQDNLSRNFGQPHPEGYRKALRLMKQAEKFGRPVVTFINTAGAYPGVGAEERGQGEAIARNLMEMSDLKVPIIAIIIGEGGSGGALALAVADKVWMLENSIYAVLSPEGFASILWKDGSRAMEAAELMKITSHELLNMDIVDKVIPEHGFSNGELLAQVKKEIQAELKELQALSLEDLLEQRYQRFRKY; encoded by the coding sequence ATGACAAGAATAACACAAATTATTAAAGAAGCTCGTGACCAAGGACGTTTGACAGCTCTTGATTATGCTCATGGAATTTTTGAAAACTTTATCGAACTACATGGAGATCGGAATTTCCGAGATGACGGTGCAGTGATTGGTGGAATTGGTTGGCTTGGAGATCAAGCGGTAACGGTTGTCGGGATTCAAAAAGGAAAGAATCTTCAGGATAACCTCAGTAGAAACTTTGGTCAACCCCATCCTGAAGGTTATCGAAAAGCTTTGCGTCTGATGAAACAGGCGGAGAAGTTTGGTCGTCCAGTAGTAACCTTCATCAATACCGCGGGTGCTTATCCGGGTGTTGGCGCTGAAGAACGGGGACAGGGTGAGGCTATCGCGCGTAACCTCATGGAAATGAGTGATTTAAAGGTTCCGATTATCGCAATTATCATCGGGGAAGGTGGCTCAGGTGGCGCCCTTGCTCTGGCTGTAGCGGACAAGGTCTGGATGTTGGAGAACTCTATCTATGCCGTCTTGAGTCCAGAAGGATTTGCTTCTATTCTATGGAAAGATGGAAGCCGTGCCATGGAAGCTGCTGAGTTGATGAAGATTACTTCGCATGAGTTGTTAAATATGGATATTGTAGACAAGGTGATTCCGGAGCATGGTTTCTCAAATGGAGAACTACTCGCTCAAGTGAAGAAGGAAATTCAAGCAGAATTGAAGGAACTACAAGCTTTGTCTCTCGAAGATCTGCTAGAGCAACGCTACCAGCGTTTTCGTAAATATTAA
- the serS gene encoding serine--tRNA ligase, which translates to MLDIKRIRTDFDTVAEKLATRGVDAAILNEMKEIDAKRRDILVKVETLKAERNTVSAEIAQAKRNKENADDKIAAMQTLSAEVKALDAELAEIDAKLTEFTTTLPNIPADSVPIGADEDDNVEVRRWGTPREFDFEPKAHWDLGEDLDILDWERGGKVTGARFLFYKGLGARLERAIYNFMLDEHGKEGYTEVITPYMVNHDSMFGTGQYPKFKEDTFELSDTNYVLIPTAEVPLTNYYRDEIIDGKDLPIYFTAMSPSFRSEAGSAGRDTRGLIRLHQFHKVEMVKFAKPEESYEELEKMTANAENILQKLNLPYRVVALSTGDMGFSAAKTYDLEVWIPAQNTYREISSCSNTEDFQARRAQIRYRDEADGKVKLLHTLNGSGLAVGRTVAAILENYQNADGSVTIPEVLRPYMGGAEVIAPK; encoded by the coding sequence ATGTTAGATATTAAACGAATTCGTACCGATTTTGATACGGTTGCTGAAAAATTGGCGACACGTGGGGTAGACGCTGCTATCTTAAATGAGATGAAGGAAATCGATGCTAAACGTCGTGACATCTTAGTCAAGGTTGAAACCCTCAAGGCAGAGCGTAACACCGTTTCTGCTGAAATTGCTCAAGCCAAACGCAACAAGGAAAATGCAGACGACAAGATTGCTGCCATGCAAACCCTATCTGCTGAAGTCAAAGCGCTAGATGCAGAATTAGCGGAAATCGATGCTAAATTGACAGAATTTACTACGACTCTTCCAAACATCCCAGCTGATAGTGTTCCTATTGGTGCAGACGAGGACGATAACGTAGAAGTTCGCCGTTGGGGAACTCCTCGTGAGTTTGACTTTGAACCAAAAGCCCACTGGGATCTTGGGGAAGACTTAGATATCCTTGACTGGGAACGTGGTGGAAAAGTCACTGGTGCCCGCTTCCTCTTCTATAAAGGCCTGGGAGCTCGTTTGGAACGTGCTATCTACAACTTTATGCTAGATGAGCACGGTAAGGAAGGCTATACTGAAGTCATCACCCCTTACATGGTTAACCATGATTCTATGTTTGGTACCGGACAATATCCAAAATTCAAGGAAGATACTTTTGAACTCAGCGACACTAACTATGTCTTGATTCCAACCGCTGAAGTGCCTCTAACGAACTACTACCGTGATGAAATCATCGATGGGAAGGATCTTCCGATCTACTTTACTGCCATGAGCCCATCTTTCCGTTCAGAAGCTGGTTCTGCTGGTCGTGATACACGTGGCTTGATTCGTTTGCACCAATTCCACAAGGTTGAAATGGTTAAATTTGCCAAACCGGAAGAATCATATGAAGAATTGGAAAAGATGACAGCTAACGCTGAAAATATCCTTCAAAAGTTGAACTTGCCATACCGTGTCGTAGCTCTTTCTACAGGAGATATGGGCTTCTCAGCCGCTAAGACTTACGACTTGGAAGTCTGGATCCCAGCACAAAATACCTACCGTGAAATCTCAAGCTGTTCCAACACAGAAGATTTCCAAGCACGACGCGCGCAAATCCGCTACCGTGATGAAGCCGATGGTAAAGTCAAACTTCTTCACACTTTGAATGGTTCAGGATTGGCTGTTGGACGTACCGTCGCTGCTATTCTTGAAAACTATCAAAACGCAGATGGTTCTGTAACCATTCCAGAAGTCCTTCGTCCATACATGGGTGGAGCTGAAGTTATTGCACCAAAATAA
- a CDS encoding DUF956 family protein: protein MAQSQNKTVEFHTTGVSYLGVGGKVGKILVGDVAFEFYADANVEDYVQIPWKEIEQIGANVSGRKISRHFEIYTKESKFLFASKDSGKILKIAREHLGNDKIVKLPTLIQTIAAKIKNLFAK from the coding sequence ATGGCGCAATCGCAGAATAAAACCGTTGAATTCCATACCACAGGAGTCTCTTATCTAGGAGTGGGAGGAAAGGTTGGAAAAATTTTAGTTGGAGACGTGGCTTTTGAATTTTATGCAGATGCTAATGTAGAAGACTACGTCCAAATTCCCTGGAAAGAAATCGAACAGATTGGAGCCAACGTATCCGGGCGTAAAATTAGCCGCCATTTTGAAATCTATACCAAGGAAAGCAAATTCCTGTTTGCTTCTAAAGACTCGGGAAAAATCTTAAAAATTGCCCGTGAACACCTTGGAAATGATAAAATTGTCAAATTGCCGACCTTGATCCAAACCATCGCAGCTAAAATAAAAAATCTATTTGCAAAATAG